The region TGAAAGGAACAAAGCCAAAGACGAAAGATTGATCACACCAAGGAGATGAAAACAGCATCATCGTGAAAGAGACagaaagataaaaaaaataataaaaagtaGTGATTAGAAAAAGGCAAAAAGGTCATGTCCCCCATCTGTCTATCCCATCCCAGTCTTTGTTGCTTCAAACCGCTGGAACCtaaaagagagagaaaaaaacaaagtgATGACAGTAATAGTAGGTAAGAAATGATCGCACACTCTAATAAGAGAGAAAGTGGCAAAAAAGTaatcaagaaaaaaaacatccaaaaaaaaaatcaaaagaaAACACTGCCAATCCCTGATTTAGGGATGACAAGGTATCATCGTGGTAATCATTAGACCCATTTCCTgtccacccatccatctaTATTGTTGCTTTGGCAATACCGAAAAAGAGATGTCTTCATATACAAGAAGCTGAGATCAAAGAAGAGAGGTCGAAACCGAGGCGGGGGGCTGATCATCATGAGTCTGCACAGTCTACTCGGCTTCAATGACGACCTTGAGTACGAGATTGCCGTCGTCATCCACGGTCCTGCTCGCGAGCTCAAACGCCCCCTTGGCATTGTCGAGGCCCTTGAAGCGGTGGGTGACCATCTCGTCCAAGTTCGGCAGAACATACCCGCCACGGGTTGGTCTGTTGCGGGCGCAGAGGAGCTTTATTCCGGTAGCATAGGTGTTGGCATACCGAAAGATACCCAGGATGTCAATCTCGCGTAGATGGGCTACCGACATGGGAAGGGTTTGGATCGGCGTCCCCATGCCCACCATGATGACCTTTCCTCCGGCCTTGGTGGCGTACAGGGCTGTGTGCATGCACACCTCTTTGCCAGTACATTCAAACGTGATATCGACGCCATCGCCCTCGTCATCGATCAAAGGGCTAGAGTCGTTTGCCTCGGCGAGCATCTCGGCAGCGAGTGTCTTGGCCGTGTCAAGGGAACTCTGAAACGAGATGGTGCTGGCGGGTGTCATGACGCCTTCGCAAGGCGTCGACGTGCCCgagttgctgctgttgtaCAGTGATGAGCAGCTGGAAGAGGTGTGGAGCTGTTTTGGCACCACATAGCCGTGTGTGGCAAAGCCTTTGGCGATGGCAAAGTTGACCCTGCCTTGGTCCACATCTGCAATGGTGACGGTAGAGCATCCGGACTGGCGAGCCATGGCGGCGGTCAGAAGACCAACAGCTCCCGCACCAAGTACAAGTGCACTGGAGCCAGGCGTAGGAGTGGCCCGGTTGACAGCATGCAGGGCTACTGAGAGGGGCTCAagcagagcagcagcatcaaagGAGATATTCTCGGGGAGCCTAGAAAGACAAGGTTTAGGCGTCCGATCTATGACGAGACATGTAGATTGCCAAACATACTTGTGACACCACGTTGCGGGGTGGTTTATGCGATCTTGCAAAGTGCCCTGGAAATGCGGGAACGATTTGGCACTGCTTCTGAACCGCATCTTCTTGCAGAGGTTATACCTCCCCTGGCGGCAGATACCACACTGGCCACAGGGTATACCGACCTCGAGTGCAACGCGGTCACCAACATTAAAGCCGGTGACGTGAGGCCCGATGGCAACGACGGTTCCCGAGGACTCATGACCCAGAGAAAGGGGCTGGCAGGCACAAAGGTCACCGTTGGCGAACTTCTTGTAGTAGGACACATCAGATCCACAGATTCCTGTAGTCTTGATGGCAACCTGTAGTTCACCAATCCCCGGTTCTTGGATATGTCTTTGCTCCTAAACGTGGTGTGAGCAGCTTGACCATTGGACGCAGCTGGCCGAAAATGTCAAGGCTGAGAAACGACCCCTATCATAGTCCCTGTGTAACCGACCGATCTAAGATCTCTTGGGGCACCCAGGGGTCAGAAGGCGAGGGGCGGGGTGACAGCTATAAAGACAAACTTACCAATCGTAAATCACGCGGGCCATGCAGGACTGACGCATTGATCGTTGAAGCCTTTGACATGGCGGGTATGTGCATTGGCGCCGAGTCACCAGTTGCGGAGGGCGCCATCTTCAAGGAAGGGAAACGGGGGGCGTGGGATGTAAGTGGGATGTAGAGGTGGGATAGGTGTGTCCAGCCAACGAGGGGCCGTAAAAAGGGGTCTTCCCCGTGGGGTTTGGGAATCCGGGGAGCGCAGCTAGGGGACCAAAGGCTTGCTGTGTGATCCGAGAAGCACCACTGCGGCTCTGTTTGGTGTACGTGGGCGCGGGATGATGTGAGTTGAAGGGTGGTCAGGGAACGCGAGAGAATCGAGGGACagaaaaagataaaaatGTGAAGGGGCAGAGGCAAGTCTGGTGGCGACGCTTGTGTATGGTtatgaaggagggggtgaaaaCCTCTCAGGGCCAGGGGAAACGGATCTGGAGTGGATGGAGCAAGTGAGGAAAAGCTGGCGGATGCTCGTAAACTCAGATCAAGAGTGGGGGTCTCGCCAGGCTCTTTAAGTATAGTAACGACGGTTTGGTTGCTATGATATGAAGCACTGACGTGCTGATATGTGTCAATCCTTGGTGGATGCAGTCCGGGGGTGGGAAGGTAGGAAGCAGCAGCGTCAAGAAACCAGGGGCTAGACAAGGTTCAGGAGCGGAAGTGAAGATGCTTGTCTTCCCTCTCTAGAGCCAAAGCACCACTGTGAACCAGCCGGCTCACCCAGTCAGATATCGACTAGTTATCTCTACTTCTGCACAAGGGAGCAAATCTTAAGGGACCATCCATGCGCTCCATAGCAGCGCAGAGAGAAGCTCCATAATCTCGGGATCTCATGCAAGGAGGCTAACGAGGGTTTGTTGCTTCGGTAGGACATCCCATCATCCATGTCCGAGGACGCTACGGCAGCAGCATCGCGACATTCAAGGGTAGAAAAGCTTCACCCATCCGGCGCCGGAGGCGGTTCAAAAGCACCGAGAATCCCCACCAGCGCCACTGTTTGGCTTCTGCGTCTCTGCACTTTTGATGTGGACATATGTGCATGTATGTGTATGTATATGCTGTGGCAGCTGTGTGCAAGTACGGTAGGTGAACTGTGGTGGCGGCGTGCTGTGTACTGGAACCTTGAGTGATGCGGGAGAACGGGATACGCACCGCAGGCCCCTGGCAAGTATGGGTACCTTGAGCACGTTCCAGAGTCGCAACTGTCGAGGACAGTGTATGTTGGAGATCAGCCAGGCCAGTCCTGGTGCAATCCGAGAGCACTTGGGGCGAGGGTCTTTCCCGTCTGGGTCTGCTCGAACCGTCTGAGTGGACCGCTTTTCGACAAAAATGAGGTACTGTCCGAGAAGGGCACAGAGTGCCGGGATCTCGACGCAATGGAGGAACGAATAGCTGGCTTCCATGCAGCAACATGCATGTATATGTCAAGTACGGCTACTTGGCCGCGGCTTGTCTGCAGACAGCTAGGGTACCTATCACTTATCGCCAGAGGCTGGGTGCTCAGACAACAATAACCGGGAAGAGGGAAACCGGCAGATTGCGAAGCCGACAACGGCTTGCGGCCGAGGGAAGAAGAGTCAGAACGATGAGAATAGAAGCCAGGTCGACCGCCAACGGGGACAGGGTAAGTCGGCGGTAACGGTAATATCAGACGGAAGGCGGGTGCCCAGGGCCGGCTGTTCCAGTGCTTAGCGAGGCTACACAACTCCCGGCCACTACAACGTCGTCCGGGATATGACGATATATGTATAGGCAGCAGAACCCTCACCTCGCCCCGGCAGGTGGAGAGATGCTCGTGAAGAGCTTTACACCGATGGGGAGCAGAGGATGCCTGTAGAGCCGAAGGTGGTGTGGGCCGAATTGTGCACTCCTAAGAGCGATCGCGGACTTGGGTCAAAGGTGTCAAGCTGTCTTGATGGGTGGACGGAgagaggacggggagggacGAGAAGTCTGGAGGAATTATGAatggggcgggggggttggagaagggTGTGTGGGGATGCGGTGTTCGCATCTGGGCTGTGAATGGCGTCGATGACGAGTTAGAGGGGCAAGCCAGATGTAGGCAAAAGGGAGGTAGGTGGGATAAAAACCTGGAGAGAGACGGAAAAGAATGAAACGCTCGAGTCAATCATGAAGATTGCGCGGTACCTAGGTACAGAGCACCTGCCTtgcctaggtacctacctaccttaggtATCTACGGCTACCGCGTCTACCCTAGGTACTCACTCCAGGTTGAAGGCAAGAACCCTATCTGTTGGTTCTCTGCACCTTcgtcctttttttttttttttttttcttccgCTTTTCCCCTGCCGCGCTGCCGATAACGCGATCCAGGGGTGACAAAGTGCTGACATCTCCTGGGGAAGAGCCGGGCCGCGGTTGGGGTCGCTCTGGGGAACGGATGTGTCTCCGCACAGTGAAGTAGCCTCCCGGGTGCAACCCAAAAGCTGTTCTCCAGCTCAGCTCGGAAACCTGCCTCGTTTGTACATATTTTCTGGCTGTGTGTACGCTGATGCTTGTGTTGGAGGTAGAGCTCTCTATCTGTGGCAGATCGACGCGGTGGAAGGAAACCCCTTGGAGATCACTCGCTAGCCTCATAGTAATAGCTCTCCAAATTCTTGAACCCCACATGTTGCTAACCCCGCTCCACCACAGAGCATGGGTTCGTTCCAAACGGCCCGGAAGTGGGCCGGTCAACATGCCCCAATACGACTGGGGACCCGTTGATATCTCAACGGCTACGACGACAACAGCTCGCTCGACATGGCTCGAATTCTAACCCGTCTGTGATGAGTCTGTCCGGATCTAGAAATGTCCTGCGAACAATTCATGCCGAGCACGGAAGAAATCGCTCTAGCGGTCAGGAACCACGGGCTGTCAAACTGAGGAGACAAATGAACGATATGCACCGTGTATTTTGCCGGCCCTATGGCGAAACCTGCGCACATGGCATGGCAGGGGTAGCTTCCACTTTTTTTGGTATTTGAAACGGAGCACCAACTTCCAGCAGTGCTGACGAAGCCAGATTCGCCGTGATTTGCCCTCTCGAAGAAAGTATATCTCGGGAGAGGTGATGTCCAGCCGCCGCTGCACAAAGACTGAGTGAGTGCCGGAAGACCTCTTACTCGGAGGCGGGATGCTGCGGCCCTGGAAGCGGCCCAACAGCCAATTACGATACGAACATGCACATTTATCGAGTCCTTATCAAAATACCGACAAGATACAGCGGTCGCACAGTGGGTGCCCGAGATCGATTACGCCGTGTTGATCTTGAGTTCCAGACAAGACGACTGATAACAGGACAGGTACATAGTCCGTACATGCTCCTTATCGAACGCACCCGGATCTTTGTCGGATGCTTCCTCGTCCCTCCTGTGCAACCCAACCGAGGAACATGAGGTTGGAGAAAACTGGGGTTGGACGACCCAACAACCAGCGGCTctaagaagaagaaaaaaagcaacaACGCCCAGACCTGCCCCACGATTCCATCATCGTATCGCGCTAGCAGGGGCGGGAGCGGCGTGTGGGGCCACTAGGCACTTCGGACCAAGATAGGCAGATCCTAGCTGGCGAGATTTTCCAGCACTCGATGACTGAAGAGACTGATGACGAGAACGACTCCTTACAGAGCGCTCTCGCTCAACTCAAATATCCCGCTCATACATCAAACGCACGCGGCAGTGTTGCTTCAGAGTGGCCAGTATCTCATGACGGTTCAAGACACGTCTCCCTCAAAAGGAACGCTCAATGAGGAAAGCCGGgagatgctgctgctcaagGTGCCTATCTCGCAACTCGCAAAGCGGTCCAGGTCGTCAGGGCTTACGGCCAGCTGGCCGATATTCCACGAATATACACGCCATGAACTCTCACGTCATGGGGCTCCTAGCCTGTAGGTTGGTATCCCCGCTCCTTGTTATGGAACCGATGGTGTTGTCAGGACCCGGGACCATCGGCGCCAGGTCTGCATGGAAGGCGTAGTGTAGGCCAATCCCACCATCAAATTCACGAACACCTGCCGTTGCATCGGGCCAAACTGCTCCGGGTTCCCGAAGGCCTAGCTACATGCTTAGGAACCGCTTCCGTCGCTCCGGCGAAGATTCGGCCCTGCCTCCACAGAGAGCAAAGTCGATCTTGTTCCCATGTGCGCCGGCGAGAAGAGTTGGAATTCGCTAGCGTTCTACAGATGTTGGAAGGGCATTGGGTGCCTTGCCCCTCGCTCGCAGCGGCAGCTGTGTTTTAATGGAGTTTTTCGCAGAGGTTACCAGTACCAACAATACTCGCTCGTACGAACACCAGGATTCACTACTGTGGCACTACGAGGCTGCACCGGGTGAGTACACCGGAAACCCTGCATCTCTCCTGCAGATATAACAAAAAACACAGGGCTATACGGATTCCGTACATACACATATAGCTGCACGACACCACCATGCAAACCCCCCCTGGTAAATCGGCCAGGGGGGTTTGTCACCGCACCTACACAATACACCACTTACCGAGATGATGGATAGGCGAAGCGGTGAGCGTGCAGAGCTCGCTTCCTCGGTTTCTGATCTGGTCCAAGAGAGCCCCTTGGACTTCGCAACCAAAACAGTGGCCGGTGAAAGCAACGTTGACGGCAGGCTCTATGCGACCGTCCTCCAGACCCTTTCCCCGgagcctcggcctcgcctCGAAGCGCCCGTTCGCTGTTGCTAACTTTGGTGCTCGGTTCTTTTGCCACACAGGTCGACGACAACCAAAAGTATGCCGGTATAGTGGAATCATGAGCGCCCGGCCGTATCGTGCTCACTCGGACTTTGAAGGGTCCCCGCTCGCTGGTAGCTTGCTGCCCGTCCCCCACGAACAGGACGGGACGGCCCTGCCGGGTGTGTCTACCGGTTGGACGCTGACGTTGGTGATGTGATCCGAGCATGGCAACGGGAAGCTTAAAAAGGTAGGGGGAGCAGCGGATGTAGCAGCTTGACAGCTGTGTGGTAGGGACGGGGAGCTTACAAGCGAGCATGTTTTGAGCCGCCCTCTGCCCTGGTGTCGTCATCGTTGAATCCGTTTCCCCATATGTTGCTAGATGGGCATTGGTCTGCTGTCGTCATCTAGCTTTTAATACACGCGGTAAAAGAATAGATGAAGAGGTTCAACTGCCGGTTTCATACGTCGTTGATCCCCCCCAGACGGGACAAAATATATTCAGATAGATACAGATCCGTCCAAAAAGGGGTTTGACAGAAACAGCCCAACGCGCCTCGAGAAGCATATACTCCCTGCGGGGAGGCATGATATCAGACGAGTCCCCTACCTATGCTACTGTCAGACGGCACGGTGCTTTGACCCTTGAGCAAGTATCTATACATGTACATCTGGAGTCGAGCCGCTATCTCTTCATGACCATCAGCCATTACCTAATCTTTTGCCAATGTCTATAAGGGAAAATCTAACCACCAAGCACACCTTTTCCTTCGGTATCACAACATTTAAGTCATCAAAAACACACAGGCTGACTCATCCAGTATCATGTGTGAAGAGATGGCCTTTAGGCTACCAAAAGACCCCCGTGGTTCATGCTGTTGTGTCACCGAAGTCAAGCCGAGGGCAGTGTAACCATTGCTGTACGTGAGTTGTAAACCGAGCATTTTCTGcatcgtcatcttcctcctgctgcGGCTGCTTCTAACTTGCTTGCTGGCTACTGCGGGACTACTACTGTCGTGTCCCTCTTACATCATACTTCTGCATCTTCGGCCATCCCGTCTTCTGGGCAATAGTTCTTTTTCATCATGTAATATCTCGACTCGTTGACCCCCCTGTTTGATCACAGACATTTCTTCCACACCACGCTCCCAATGTTCCTTTATCCTTTAGAATTTTGACAAGTTAGAAGGTGCTTGTAGCCAACCGACTGGCCGCATTTCTCGCATCGACCctgtcctcgtcgtcctcttccGCTAAACCCGGAAGATTCCCAGCCACCgaaccgccgccaccgctcAACGCCCGCGTCCTTGCCCCCTGATCGTAaccgccctctccgccttcctccccttcctcggaAACGCTGCCAGCCATAAAGCTTCCCGAGACACTCCTGCTCATGTTGCTGTCGTGCCGTCTAGGAACACCACTCCAGGCGTCGCCCTTGGGTCCCTGGGAGGTAGCCATGCTGACCCGTCTGACAGGCGGATGAGCCTCTCTCCCGAGACGCGAGAGCCCACCGCTAGAGTCGATCGCTCGAATGTCGGGTCGCACAGACTCGAGGAGTGCCAGTGTGCGCCTTTCGGCTTCAATTTCGCGAATCACGTATTCACGGATGGAGAGCCGTAGATCGGCTGCCGTGCGAGCGAACCACTTGCGCCGTTCGTGAACCAAATTTTGTGTGACGCGGGTGGTCTTTTGGTAGAGTGCCGTTTCTGTCTCACGCGCTTCGTGCAGGGCGCCAATGGCTTCGTCGACTTTCTCGCGGCGGACATTGGAGGAGGCTTTGAGGCGGTCGGCCGCGTTGAGTTTGCTGCGGGTTTGCTCCTGGGCTTGGAGGAACTCGCGAATCAAAATTTGGCGGTTCGTGAGGGTCTCCTTGACGATGAAGGCATCCTGAGAGTGGTATTGGAAGGGGTCACCAATGGTGGTAGCCTCAGCTGTTGCTTGGGCGGCGTGGAAGTCGCCGACGGTCTGGACGATCTTGCCTAGCTTGCGATAGGCATTGGCTAGCCCTGGATGGAGCTCTTGAACGTGCATGTTGCCAAGTTTGACGCCAAAGTCGGATTCGGCAAGTCCGAGACCTAGAGTTCATCGTCAGAGATTTGGGTTTCCTTGACCGTAGCAAAGAACAATCGGGCACATACCTCTGCGTGACTTGACAAGCTTGTCAACCTTGTGCCCAGCATCCATCGCTCCCAAATAAAATAGCTTGACAATGGGGCGGGCCTCCTGCAGCTCAGGAGTGTCATCTGGGGGCGGGGCAAACTGCTTCAAGATCTTTCTGCGCACACCAGTAGCCGGCTGCTTCTTTTTTACCATGGGGCTGTAGCCGAAATCGCTCTCCACGAAAAGCACCATTTCAGGATCTCTGGCCAACACCTCGCTGCTGCAGACGTAGTTGAACCACCGCTGGAGGAGCGCCTTGACACGaatctcatcctcctcggtgccCGCACCGGCGGATGTCAAAGCTGGCGGTACCGCCGGCACAATAGCCTCGGGGTTGGCCGAGATCAAGTGCTCGGCAAGCTTGATGAATTCAGAGTGGAGACGGCGTACATCGCGGTACTGTGTCGTTCTAAAGGCAGGGAAGtttgtctttttcttgtAAGCATCCGTCTTGTTCCTAACGACGTATAACCAAGAAAGGGGCCGTACATGTACATCAAATCTCAAAATAGGATCCTTCCTTCCCGTCCGTTCCAGCCCAGTGATCTTGGCCTGCAATTTGAACTGGGGCGCCTGCGATCGccggggctgctgctgttgcggccGGTCTTGACTCTGGGGTGCCCCTTCGGCCGCAGGATTTTGCgattgttgctgctgctgatgctgatgctgaggtCCTGGAGATGATGGCCCATGGTCGCCAGCCCCTGAAGCGTGGTTTTCCGTGTAATGCTGGACGCCGCCCGGCTCGTCCATACTGGGCTCCACGCCATGGGATTCGGCAGCTGAGACAGTGCTCGCAGTGTCTGGTCGCTTATAATCAGAGTCGCTTGCGCCGAACCCGCCATCGTCGTGGAGACCATTGTTGGAGCTGTGGGAGGGGAATCGGTAACGGGAGGGCGGGGCATCGCCCGTCAGCCCGGCGATGCTGGAGCCGAAGCCGGTCTGATCCTGTCTGGGCGAGGAACTGGGAGAGTTACCCCAAGGCGAAGCCTCGGCAGCATGGTCGTCTGGTATCGATGCGCTGTAGTCCATGGCGGTTTATTATGTGGTTCGAACTAAGATATGCGGATGTTCTGTTGAGATGACGTGGGAGGTCTAGTTATTGCGCAGTTGTTGGGAAGCTTGTCGGTCCCGGCAATGACGTGCGGTGTGACAGGGGAGCTCTTGGAGGGAGTGGCCGGGCCACAATAGCAAGTGTTTCTGATAATTCAACTCGTTTCGATCCAGGTAACTTGGCCAGTCGCACGTCGTCGTTGTGGCCGTATAGCGTAGCGTGGCGTGTCCAGCGTGAAGCACctgaggtgaggttggatgTGACCGCGGGTGGCTTGTGTCGTTCGGCGCCTTTGCTCCCTCTGGAAACAATGGAAATGGAAGCGCCAAGAGATATATGGCTGGGATTTGGGAGCGGGGTACGCACGGTCCACCTGAAGCTCGCAGCATGAGCTCCTGTCCTAAAGCTACCCTGCCTGACTGCTCTAAAAATCGAAACTCAATTCAGAGACAGCTCTGTTGTTCAGATCTCCGAGTGAGAAAATCAACAGCTGTCCTTCTGGCTACGTCTTCTTTTAGTCTAGAGGCATGGTCCCCTTCCCTTCGTTCAACAGGACCTAAGCAGTAAGCTCGGCAGCTTGGTATGCAGAGCTGATTGGCTGCTGACTCGTTGACTGAAGCTATCCTCGGGTTGGTAGTTTATCTCTTGTGGGCTCACAGCAGCATACCTGGTATCGAACAAGCTGAGCCGAAGGGATCAAGGCTTGGGAATGTTCACCACCGTCTCATCCCATGTCTGCCGCCACGGCCAGGGGAAGCTCTTGCTTCGTCTCTTAGTTCTAAAAAATGCCCGGCTGTGCAATTCCAACAGCTCAATTGGAAAAGGCATCAGGAGCTATGCAACCGAACATGCTCACCACGAGGCGAGGATTGAGAACATCCGCAACATTGGCATCATTGCCCACGTTGATGCTGGCAAGACTACGACTACGGAACGCATGCTCTATCACAGCGGCCGTACAAGGCATATTGGAAGTATGCTTTGGACCATTCCGCCCACTCCCCGGTGGTAGTCACAGATATTGACAGCCTTTAGATGTTGACCACGGCAATACCACGACAGATTTCCTTCCCATGGAAAGGGAGAGAGGAATCACCATTCAATCAGCCGCTGTGACTTTTCAATGGCCACCAAAATCCGTCTTACTCAACGGTCAGGAGTCAAAaaccatcaacctcatcgaCACCCCTGGCCATCAGGATTTTCGTTACGAGGTCGACCGTTGTCTGCCTATCCTCGACGGTGCCGTCTGTATTATGGATGGTGTAAAAGGGGTTGAAACCCATACCGAGCGCGTCTGGCAGTCGGCCCATCTTTCTAACATCCCCAGACTCTTGTATGTGAACAAGCTCGATCGCGACGGTGCTTCCTTCAAGCGAGCAGTTCAAGAGGCGGCGGCCAGGCTCAAAACCTGGCCTTTGCTCTGCCAGATTCCCTGGTGGCAAAAAGACGAATTCGTTGGTGTTATCGATGTCATTCATGAAGTTGGCCTCAGATTCTCCAAGAATTCCGGTGCCATGACGGTGGTACCGAAGGAGACCCTCGCCACACACAACCCTGCCCTCaaggatgagatggagaaggcccGTCTCCACTTGATTGACAAGCTCTCGGACCAGGATGAAGGCATTATGGAAGAGTATCTCGAACGTGACATCAATGTGTCTTCCGGAACGATTAAAAAGGCTATCCGCCGGCTAATTATCGATGGAGAGGCCAAGTTCACCCCAGTGTTTGCTGGCTCAAGCCTGACCAACATCGGCGTTC is a window of Podospora pseudopauciseta strain CBS 411.78 chromosome 1, whole genome shotgun sequence DNA encoding:
- the VPS17 gene encoding Vacuolar protein sorting-associated protein 17 (BUSCO:EOG09261IEH; COG:U; EggNog:ENOG503NV7M); amino-acid sequence: MDYSASIPDDHAAEASPWGNSPSSSPRQDQTGFGSSIAGLTGDAPPSRYRFPSHSSNNGLHDDGGFGASDSDYKRPDTASTVSAAESHGVEPSMDEPGGVQHYTENHASGAGDHGPSSPGPQHQHQQQQQSQNPAAEGAPQSQDRPQQQQPRRSQAPQFKLQAKITGLERTGRKDPILRFDVHTNFPAFRTTQYRDVRRLHSEFIKLAEHLISANPEAIVPAVPPALTSAGAGTEEDEIRVKALLQRWFNYVCSSEVLARDPEMVLFVESDFGYSPMVKKKQPATGVRRKILKQFAPPPDDTPELQEARPIVKLFYLGAMDAGHKVDKLVKSRRGLGLAESDFGVKLGNMHVQELHPGLANAYRKLGKIVQTVGDFHAAQATAEATTIGDPFQYHSQDAFIVKETLTNRQILIREFLQAQEQTRSKLNAADRLKASSNVRREKVDEAIGALHEARETETALYQKTTRVTQNLVHERRKWFARTAADLRLSIREYVIREIEAERRTLALLESVRPDIRAIDSSGGLSRLGREAHPPVRRVSMATSQGPKGDAWSGVPRRHDSNMSRSVSGSFMAGSVSEEGEEGGEGGYDQGARTRALSGGGGSVAGNLPGLAEEDDEDRVDARNAASRLATSTF
- a CDS encoding hypothetical protein (COG:Q; EggNog:ENOG503NUAP), with protein sequence MAPSATGDSAPMHIPAMSKASTINASVLHGPRDLRLEQRHIQEPGIGELQVAIKTTGICGSDVSYYKKFANGDLCACQPLSLGHESSGTVVAIGPHVTGFNVGDRVALEVGIPCGQCGICRQGRYNLCKKMRFRSSAKSFPHFQGTLQDRINHPATWCHKLPENISFDAAALLEPLSVALHAVNRATPTPGSSALVLGAGAVGLLTAAMARQSGCSTVTIADVDQGRVNFAIAKGFATHGYVVPKQLHTSSSCSSLYNSSNSGTSTPCEGVMTPASTISFQSSLDTAKTLAAEMLAEANDSSPLIDDEGDGVDITFECTGKEVCMHTALYATKAGGKVIMVGMGTPIQTLPMSVAHLREIDILGIFRYANTYATGIKLLCARNRPTRGGYVLPNLDEMVTHRFKGLDNAKGAFELASRTVDDDGNLVLKVVIEAE